The following are from one region of the Ischnura elegans chromosome 12, ioIscEleg1.1, whole genome shotgun sequence genome:
- the LOC124169409 gene encoding uncharacterized protein LOC124169409, producing MRGEQGANGKVAPPTPNGGNPLDAKSIVVATNGGEQEAGIGETFDITTAERAWDAMAAMESAWREEGGFVNGPKLKLRPVAMSEFKDGVVLEKDWDAQVAAATERQLRSTEQDGGRGIATGVHLRPRRRRPANMDEDSLANKRRTRSMTKETPEDTSFSDGTSAVSTSPAPAVAPDNAFLPASVEEDYSFYESLTERG from the exons ATGAGGGGCGAGCAGGGAGCCAACGGGAAGGTGGCGCCGCCAACGCCGAATGGAGGAAACCCTTTAGACGCCAAGAGCATTGTCGTTGCAACGAATGGTGGAGAACAagag GCCGGAATAGGCGAGACCTTTGATATTACCACGGCTGAGAGAGCCTGGGACGCAATGGCCGCGATGGAGAGCGCATGGAGAGAGGAGGGAGGGTTCGTGAACGGTCCCAAACTGAAGTTGCGCCCGGTCGCCATGTCGGAGTTCAAAGATGGCGTCGTGCTCGAAAAGGACTGGGACGCCCAAGTAGCGGCCGCGACGGAGAGGCAGCTGCGATCAACCGAACAGGACGGGGGACGAG GTATCGCCACGGGAGTACACCTCAGGCCGCGAAGGAGGAGGCCGGCAAATATGGACGAAGATTCCCTGGCAAACAAAAGAAGAACCCGGAGCATGACCAAGGAGACGCCAGAAGATACCTCTTTCTCGGATGGAACCTCCGCGGTATCCACATCGCCCGCTCCGGCCGTTGCTCCTGACAACGCTTTCCTCCCAGCCAGCGTAGAGGAAGACTATAGCTTCTACGAGAGCCTGACGGAAAGGGGTTAG